From Hippoglossus stenolepis isolate QCI-W04-F060 chromosome 6, HSTE1.2, whole genome shotgun sequence, a single genomic window includes:
- the snphb gene encoding syntaphilin isoform X4, translated as MSAPAPANRRSGSGSRRRTPATPSNRDPYGNASFSSSSTSGSCKGSDCSPTKGRHQKYTSCTDNHGIRPPPPEQYLTPLQQKEVCIRHLRSRLKETMTTLQDRDTEIDSLRGKLYRMQEDWVEEECHRVEAQLALKEARQEIQQLKQAVDTVRLRLSDAGGPSGDIGVQKYFQDINTQNHKLENLLLNMELAQAGLAKEGEVLPGYRTRVGGSAPASVSGESPGGIPKPAIGGRGSCSCDGSPARSLTRSSTYTKFTDQADQNGNGQDFPCLSGDGTQDSGFVCCGESSIPSRADLLLEAAFLSEETAALLNSYAQTFSQSLPNYLPNSLPHSLPSSLPSSLPHTYSHTLPHSFPRNLSHSVPHTMPHSSTYEKLCTSERIMPFRCGLDGVGCMSHPCLSHHHLYLHPLREMGIQTESCPIPATAGYPSDLDTIAEQRTFRSQACSPTSTWMSDEGEEDLDSITTTTSVTTATIMSTATEPIPASKTPLVPPLPRSATVAFTLERPLCGGKEGVEEEEKQEMEKRENATDANADATEMHNDTTVIKLEDDVKQRQGAVGGTEVERQGAVEEAESEKLCDLSETSSGMHDELKFAGCCGESRQNGTTKKNLTAEEVGLSAGSTQVKTGQLSPSQSELSPGVELPHTSQPRRSASHEEIAGITVVEVNDEDEDEDKTKEQVTAEGAAAEEEHSSDSETIQKSYWSRHFLVDLLAVAIPVVPTVAWLCRGPVRDGQPMYHIGSLLRGCCTVALHSLRRGGGLRHYPAGGGDLGGSQI; from the exons GCGGACTCCGGCCACACCCAGTAATAGAGATCCCTATGGCAACGcctccttcagcagcagcagcacctcagGCTCTTGTAAAGGCAGCGACTGCAGCCCCACCAAAGG ACGTCACCAGAAGTACACTTCATGTACAGACAACCATGGTATTCGGCCACCTCCACCAGAGCAGTACCTCACACCCCTACAGCAGAAGGAGGTGTGTATCCGACACCTGCGGTCCAGGCTAAAGGAAACCATGACCACACTGCAAGACAG GGACACAGAGATAGATTCGCTGAGAGGCAAGCTTTACAGGATGCAGGAAGACTGGGTTGAGGAGGAGTGTCACCGTGTAGAGGCTCAGCTGGCCCTGAAGGAGGCGCGTCAGGAGATCCAGCAGCTCAAACAGGCTGTGGACACTGTCCGGTTGAGGCTCAGTGATGCAGGAGGACCCAGTGGGGACATAGGGGTCCAGAAGTACTTCCAGGACATTAACACTCAGAACCACAAGCTCGAGAACCTTTTGCTCAATATGGAGTTAGCCCAGGCTGGATTAGCCAAAGAGGGGGAGGTCTTACCAGGCTATCGAACCCGTGTTGGGGGTTCGGCGCCAGCATCAGTGTCTGGGGAGAGTCCAGGGGGAATACCCAAACCTGCAATAGGAGGCAGGGGGTCTTGCTCCTGCGATGGTTCCCCAGCACGTTCTCTGACCCGGAGCTCCACCTACACTAAGTTCACTGATCAGGCAGACCAGAACGGCAATGGACAGGACTTCCCTTGTCTGTCAGGTGACGGCACCCAGGACAGTGGCTTTGTGTGCTGTGGGGAGAGCAGCATTCCCAGCCGGGCCGATTTGCTGCTGGAGGCTGCCTTTCTCTctgaggaaacagcagcactACTCAACTCCTACGCACAAACCTTCTCCCAGTCTCTGCCCAACTATCTGCCCAACTCTCTGCCCCACTCTCTGCCCAGCTCTCTGCCCAGCTCTCTGCCTCACACCTACTCCCATACCTTACCTCATTCTTTCCCTCGCAATTTATCCCACTCTGTTCCCCACACTATGCCACACTCCTCCACCTACGAGAAGCTGTGCACAAGTGAACGGATTATGCCCTTTCGTTGTGGCCTGGATGGAGTGGGCTGTATGAGCCACCCCTGCCTGTCCCACCACCACCTGTACCTGCATCCCCTTCGAGAAATGGGCATTCAGACTGAAAGTTGCCCCATCCCTGCTACAGCAGGTTACCCCTCTGATCTAGATACCATTGCAGAGCAACGCACTTTTCGCTCTCAGGCCTGCAGCCCTACCTCCACCTGGATGTCtgatgagggggaggaggacCTGGACTCCATCACCACCACAACGTCAGTGACCACAGCGACTATAATGAGTACGGCAACAGAGCCAATCCCGGCCTCCAAAACACCATTGGTCCCTCCTTTACCACGGTCTGCTACTGTGGCATTCACACTGGAGAGACCTTTATGTggggggaaggagggagtggaggaagaggaaaagcaggagatggaaaagagagagaatgcaacagatgcaaatgcTGATGCAACAGAGATGCATAATGACACAACAGTGATCAAGCTGGAGGATGATGTGAAGCAGAGGCAGGGCGCAGTAGGAGGAACTGAGGTGGAAAGGCAAGGTGCAGTGGAGGAGGCTGAATCAGAAAAACTGTGTGACTTATCAGAAACATCATCAGGGATGCATGATGAGCTTAAATTTGCAGGATGTTGTGGAGAGAGCAGGCAGAATggaacaacaaagaaaaacctcaCTGCGGAAGAAGTTGGTCTATCAGCAGGATCAACTCAAGTCAAGACAGGACAGTTGAGTCCAAGTCAGTCAGAATTATCACCAGGCGTAGAGCTGCCACATACCTCCCAGCCGAGGAGATCTGCTTCCCATGAGGAGATAGCTGGCATCACTGTCGTGGAGGTTAACGATGAGGACGAAGACGAAGATAAAACTAAAGAACAAGTCACAGCAGAGGGcgccgcagcagaggaggaacatTCGTCTGACTCCGAGACAATTCAGAAAAGCTACTGGAGTCGTCACTTCCTAGTTGATCTGTTAGCAGTGGCCATCCCAGTGGTGCCAACAGTGGCATGGCTGTGCCGCGGTCCAGTCCGTGACGGACAGCCCATGTATCATATAGGGTCACTGCTGCGAGGCTGTTGCACTGTGGCACTGCACTCGCTGCGCAGGGGAGGTGGATTGAGGCATTACCCCGCAGGCGGGGGAGATTTGGGTGGATCCCAGATATGA
- the snphb gene encoding syntaphilin isoform X3 — translation MSAPAPANRRSGSGSRRFDYCRFIELDYVPMETGYMVSMRPTKGYPSTKSPSKGYTSTKSPDRHNRSTNSPSTPRSRRTPATPSNRDPYGNASFSSSSTSGSCKGSDCSPTKGRHQKYTSCTDNHGIRPPPPEQYLTPLQQKEVCIRHLRSRLKETMTTLQDRDTEIDSLRGKLYRMQEDWVEEECHRVEAQLALKEARQEIQQLKQAVDTVRLRLSDAGGPSGDIGVQKYFQDINTQNHKLENLLLNMELAQAGLAKEGEVLPGYRTRVGGSAPASVSGESPGGIPKPAIGGRGSCSCDGSPARSLTRSSTYTKFTDQADQNGNGQDFPCLSGDGTQDSGFVCCGESSIPSRADLLLEAAFLSEETAALLNSYAQTFSQSLPNYLPNSLPHSLPSSLPSSLPHTYSHTLPHSFPRNLSHSVPHTMPHSSTYEKLCTSERIMPFRCGLDGVGCMSHPCLSHHHLYLHPLREMGIQTESCPIPATAGYPSDLDTIAEQRTFRSQACSPTSTWMSDEGEEDLDSITTTTSVTTATIMSTATEPIPASKTPLVPPLPRSATVAFTLERPLCGGKEGVEEEEKQEMEKRENATDANADATEMHNDTTVIKLEDDVKQRQGAVGGTEVERQGAVEEAESEKLCDLSETSSGMHDELKFAGCCGESRQNGTTKKNLTAEEVGLSAGSTQVKTGQLSPSQSELSPGVELPHTSQPRRSASHEEIAGITVVEVNDEDEDEDKTKEQVTAEGAAAEEEHSSDSETIQKSYWSRHFLVDLLAVAIPVVPTVAWLCRGPVRDGQPMYHIGSLLRGCCTVALHSLRRGGGLRHYPAGGGDLGGSQI, via the exons GTTTGACTACTGCAGGTTCATAGAGCTAGACTACGTTCCCATGGAGACAGGCTATATGGTCTCAATGCGTCCGACTAAAGGCTATCCATCGACCAAGTCTCCAAGTAAAGGATACACCTCCACCAAGTCTCCGGACCGCCACAACCGTTCCACAAactctccctccacccctcgTTCTCG GCGGACTCCGGCCACACCCAGTAATAGAGATCCCTATGGCAACGcctccttcagcagcagcagcacctcagGCTCTTGTAAAGGCAGCGACTGCAGCCCCACCAAAGG ACGTCACCAGAAGTACACTTCATGTACAGACAACCATGGTATTCGGCCACCTCCACCAGAGCAGTACCTCACACCCCTACAGCAGAAGGAGGTGTGTATCCGACACCTGCGGTCCAGGCTAAAGGAAACCATGACCACACTGCAAGACAG GGACACAGAGATAGATTCGCTGAGAGGCAAGCTTTACAGGATGCAGGAAGACTGGGTTGAGGAGGAGTGTCACCGTGTAGAGGCTCAGCTGGCCCTGAAGGAGGCGCGTCAGGAGATCCAGCAGCTCAAACAGGCTGTGGACACTGTCCGGTTGAGGCTCAGTGATGCAGGAGGACCCAGTGGGGACATAGGGGTCCAGAAGTACTTCCAGGACATTAACACTCAGAACCACAAGCTCGAGAACCTTTTGCTCAATATGGAGTTAGCCCAGGCTGGATTAGCCAAAGAGGGGGAGGTCTTACCAGGCTATCGAACCCGTGTTGGGGGTTCGGCGCCAGCATCAGTGTCTGGGGAGAGTCCAGGGGGAATACCCAAACCTGCAATAGGAGGCAGGGGGTCTTGCTCCTGCGATGGTTCCCCAGCACGTTCTCTGACCCGGAGCTCCACCTACACTAAGTTCACTGATCAGGCAGACCAGAACGGCAATGGACAGGACTTCCCTTGTCTGTCAGGTGACGGCACCCAGGACAGTGGCTTTGTGTGCTGTGGGGAGAGCAGCATTCCCAGCCGGGCCGATTTGCTGCTGGAGGCTGCCTTTCTCTctgaggaaacagcagcactACTCAACTCCTACGCACAAACCTTCTCCCAGTCTCTGCCCAACTATCTGCCCAACTCTCTGCCCCACTCTCTGCCCAGCTCTCTGCCCAGCTCTCTGCCTCACACCTACTCCCATACCTTACCTCATTCTTTCCCTCGCAATTTATCCCACTCTGTTCCCCACACTATGCCACACTCCTCCACCTACGAGAAGCTGTGCACAAGTGAACGGATTATGCCCTTTCGTTGTGGCCTGGATGGAGTGGGCTGTATGAGCCACCCCTGCCTGTCCCACCACCACCTGTACCTGCATCCCCTTCGAGAAATGGGCATTCAGACTGAAAGTTGCCCCATCCCTGCTACAGCAGGTTACCCCTCTGATCTAGATACCATTGCAGAGCAACGCACTTTTCGCTCTCAGGCCTGCAGCCCTACCTCCACCTGGATGTCtgatgagggggaggaggacCTGGACTCCATCACCACCACAACGTCAGTGACCACAGCGACTATAATGAGTACGGCAACAGAGCCAATCCCGGCCTCCAAAACACCATTGGTCCCTCCTTTACCACGGTCTGCTACTGTGGCATTCACACTGGAGAGACCTTTATGTggggggaaggagggagtggaggaagaggaaaagcaggagatggaaaagagagagaatgcaacagatgcaaatgcTGATGCAACAGAGATGCATAATGACACAACAGTGATCAAGCTGGAGGATGATGTGAAGCAGAGGCAGGGCGCAGTAGGAGGAACTGAGGTGGAAAGGCAAGGTGCAGTGGAGGAGGCTGAATCAGAAAAACTGTGTGACTTATCAGAAACATCATCAGGGATGCATGATGAGCTTAAATTTGCAGGATGTTGTGGAGAGAGCAGGCAGAATggaacaacaaagaaaaacctcaCTGCGGAAGAAGTTGGTCTATCAGCAGGATCAACTCAAGTCAAGACAGGACAGTTGAGTCCAAGTCAGTCAGAATTATCACCAGGCGTAGAGCTGCCACATACCTCCCAGCCGAGGAGATCTGCTTCCCATGAGGAGATAGCTGGCATCACTGTCGTGGAGGTTAACGATGAGGACGAAGACGAAGATAAAACTAAAGAACAAGTCACAGCAGAGGGcgccgcagcagaggaggaacatTCGTCTGACTCCGAGACAATTCAGAAAAGCTACTGGAGTCGTCACTTCCTAGTTGATCTGTTAGCAGTGGCCATCCCAGTGGTGCCAACAGTGGCATGGCTGTGCCGCGGTCCAGTCCGTGACGGACAGCCCATGTATCATATAGGGTCACTGCTGCGAGGCTGTTGCACTGTGGCACTGCACTCGCTGCGCAGGGGAGGTGGATTGAGGCATTACCCCGCAGGCGGGGGAGATTTGGGTGGATCCCAGATATGA
- the snphb gene encoding syntaphilin isoform X2: MSAPAPANRRSGSGSRRFNPLKVLQPKRRLQQILASSSSPSPVPKPATGSGTTAPAATAPAATAPAATAPAATAPVAVPVPTPPSRTPATPSNRDPYGNASFSSSSTSGSCKGSDCSPTKGRHQKYTSCTDNHGIRPPPPEQYLTPLQQKEVCIRHLRSRLKETMTTLQDRDTEIDSLRGKLYRMQEDWVEEECHRVEAQLALKEARQEIQQLKQAVDTVRLRLSDAGGPSGDIGVQKYFQDINTQNHKLENLLLNMELAQAGLAKEGEVLPGYRTRVGGSAPASVSGESPGGIPKPAIGGRGSCSCDGSPARSLTRSSTYTKFTDQADQNGNGQDFPCLSGDGTQDSGFVCCGESSIPSRADLLLEAAFLSEETAALLNSYAQTFSQSLPNYLPNSLPHSLPSSLPSSLPHTYSHTLPHSFPRNLSHSVPHTMPHSSTYEKLCTSERIMPFRCGLDGVGCMSHPCLSHHHLYLHPLREMGIQTESCPIPATAGYPSDLDTIAEQRTFRSQACSPTSTWMSDEGEEDLDSITTTTSVTTATIMSTATEPIPASKTPLVPPLPRSATVAFTLERPLCGGKEGVEEEEKQEMEKRENATDANADATEMHNDTTVIKLEDDVKQRQGAVGGTEVERQGAVEEAESEKLCDLSETSSGMHDELKFAGCCGESRQNGTTKKNLTAEEVGLSAGSTQVKTGQLSPSQSELSPGVELPHTSQPRRSASHEEIAGITVVEVNDEDEDEDKTKEQVTAEGAAAEEEHSSDSETIQKSYWSRHFLVDLLAVAIPVVPTVAWLCRGPVRDGQPMYHIGSLLRGCCTVALHSLRRGGGLRHYPAGGGDLGGSQI, from the exons GCGGACTCCGGCCACACCCAGTAATAGAGATCCCTATGGCAACGcctccttcagcagcagcagcacctcagGCTCTTGTAAAGGCAGCGACTGCAGCCCCACCAAAGG ACGTCACCAGAAGTACACTTCATGTACAGACAACCATGGTATTCGGCCACCTCCACCAGAGCAGTACCTCACACCCCTACAGCAGAAGGAGGTGTGTATCCGACACCTGCGGTCCAGGCTAAAGGAAACCATGACCACACTGCAAGACAG GGACACAGAGATAGATTCGCTGAGAGGCAAGCTTTACAGGATGCAGGAAGACTGGGTTGAGGAGGAGTGTCACCGTGTAGAGGCTCAGCTGGCCCTGAAGGAGGCGCGTCAGGAGATCCAGCAGCTCAAACAGGCTGTGGACACTGTCCGGTTGAGGCTCAGTGATGCAGGAGGACCCAGTGGGGACATAGGGGTCCAGAAGTACTTCCAGGACATTAACACTCAGAACCACAAGCTCGAGAACCTTTTGCTCAATATGGAGTTAGCCCAGGCTGGATTAGCCAAAGAGGGGGAGGTCTTACCAGGCTATCGAACCCGTGTTGGGGGTTCGGCGCCAGCATCAGTGTCTGGGGAGAGTCCAGGGGGAATACCCAAACCTGCAATAGGAGGCAGGGGGTCTTGCTCCTGCGATGGTTCCCCAGCACGTTCTCTGACCCGGAGCTCCACCTACACTAAGTTCACTGATCAGGCAGACCAGAACGGCAATGGACAGGACTTCCCTTGTCTGTCAGGTGACGGCACCCAGGACAGTGGCTTTGTGTGCTGTGGGGAGAGCAGCATTCCCAGCCGGGCCGATTTGCTGCTGGAGGCTGCCTTTCTCTctgaggaaacagcagcactACTCAACTCCTACGCACAAACCTTCTCCCAGTCTCTGCCCAACTATCTGCCCAACTCTCTGCCCCACTCTCTGCCCAGCTCTCTGCCCAGCTCTCTGCCTCACACCTACTCCCATACCTTACCTCATTCTTTCCCTCGCAATTTATCCCACTCTGTTCCCCACACTATGCCACACTCCTCCACCTACGAGAAGCTGTGCACAAGTGAACGGATTATGCCCTTTCGTTGTGGCCTGGATGGAGTGGGCTGTATGAGCCACCCCTGCCTGTCCCACCACCACCTGTACCTGCATCCCCTTCGAGAAATGGGCATTCAGACTGAAAGTTGCCCCATCCCTGCTACAGCAGGTTACCCCTCTGATCTAGATACCATTGCAGAGCAACGCACTTTTCGCTCTCAGGCCTGCAGCCCTACCTCCACCTGGATGTCtgatgagggggaggaggacCTGGACTCCATCACCACCACAACGTCAGTGACCACAGCGACTATAATGAGTACGGCAACAGAGCCAATCCCGGCCTCCAAAACACCATTGGTCCCTCCTTTACCACGGTCTGCTACTGTGGCATTCACACTGGAGAGACCTTTATGTggggggaaggagggagtggaggaagaggaaaagcaggagatggaaaagagagagaatgcaacagatgcaaatgcTGATGCAACAGAGATGCATAATGACACAACAGTGATCAAGCTGGAGGATGATGTGAAGCAGAGGCAGGGCGCAGTAGGAGGAACTGAGGTGGAAAGGCAAGGTGCAGTGGAGGAGGCTGAATCAGAAAAACTGTGTGACTTATCAGAAACATCATCAGGGATGCATGATGAGCTTAAATTTGCAGGATGTTGTGGAGAGAGCAGGCAGAATggaacaacaaagaaaaacctcaCTGCGGAAGAAGTTGGTCTATCAGCAGGATCAACTCAAGTCAAGACAGGACAGTTGAGTCCAAGTCAGTCAGAATTATCACCAGGCGTAGAGCTGCCACATACCTCCCAGCCGAGGAGATCTGCTTCCCATGAGGAGATAGCTGGCATCACTGTCGTGGAGGTTAACGATGAGGACGAAGACGAAGATAAAACTAAAGAACAAGTCACAGCAGAGGGcgccgcagcagaggaggaacatTCGTCTGACTCCGAGACAATTCAGAAAAGCTACTGGAGTCGTCACTTCCTAGTTGATCTGTTAGCAGTGGCCATCCCAGTGGTGCCAACAGTGGCATGGCTGTGCCGCGGTCCAGTCCGTGACGGACAGCCCATGTATCATATAGGGTCACTGCTGCGAGGCTGTTGCACTGTGGCACTGCACTCGCTGCGCAGGGGAGGTGGATTGAGGCATTACCCCGCAGGCGGGGGAGATTTGGGTGGATCCCAGATATGA
- the sdcbp2 gene encoding syntenin-2, whose product MSLYPSLEDLKVDKVIKAQAQFAQTTTPMPAITEGTYQPQLATAGMPGSTLYPNLEELGDYMGLALNSDEVQRNLALLPVTDNQVAVPSSSGVGAMVRPVTGTDVGIMRAEIRPGLREIILCKDQDRKVGLRLRSIDNGVFIQLVQANSPAALAGLRFGDQVLQINGQNCAGWSVDKAHKALKAAAETRIELVVRDRPFQRTITMQKDSSGHVGFIYKSGKITSLVKDGSAARNGLLTEHFICEINGQNIIGLKDSQIKDILTTSPTTMTITIIPKFIYEHMIKRMSTGLLRSSMDHSVPEV is encoded by the exons ATGTCTCTGTATCCATCTCTTGAGGACTTGAAGGTCGACAAGGTCATCAAG GCCCAGGCCCAGTTTGCTCAGACCACCACCCCCATGCCGGCCATCACTGAGGGAACCTACCAGCCTCAGCTTGCTACTGCTGGGATGCCAGGATCAA CCTTGTACCCAAATCTGGAGGAGCTGGGCGACTACATGGGCCTGGCCCTCAACAGTGATGAAGTCCAGAGGAACCTGGCCCTCTTGCCTGTGACTGACAAT CAAGTGGCTGTGCCCTCCAGCTCAGGTGTTGGGGCCATGGTGCGACCCGTGACGGGGACAGACGTTGGCATCATGCGGGCAGAGATCCGCCCAGGGCTGCGGGAGATTATACTCTGTAAGGACCAGGATCGGAAGGTGGGACTCCGGCTCCGCTCCATCGACAAC GGAGTGTTTATCCAGCTGGTGCAGGCTAATTCCCCTGCGGCCCTGGCCGGTCTGCGTTTTGGGGACCAGGTCCTTCAGATCAACGGTCAGAACTGTGCCGGCTGGAGCGTAGACAAGGCCCACAAGGCCCTGAAGGCTGCAGCTGAGACACGCATTGAGCTTGTGGTCAGGGACAG gCCATTTCAGCGCACCATCACCATGCAAAAAGACAGCTCAGGTCACGTGGGCTTCATCTACAAGTCTGGTAAAATCACCTCACTGGTCAAGGATGGCTCTGCTGCCCGCAACGGTCTGCTTACTGAGCATTTCATCTGTGAAATCAATGGACAGAACATTATCGGACTCAAG GATTCTCAGATCAAGGACATTCTGACCACCTCTCCGACCACCATGACCATCACCATCATTCCCAAGTTCATCTATGAACACATGATTAAGAG GATGTCCACTGGTCTCCTGCGGTCATCCATGGATCACTCTGTCCCAGAGGTGTGA
- the snphb gene encoding syntaphilin isoform X1 — translation MSAPAPANRRSGSGSRRFNPLKVLQPKRRLQQILASSSSPSPVPKPATGSGTTAPAATAPAATAPAATAPAATAPVAVPVPTPPSFDYCRFIELDYVPMETGYMVSMRPTKGYPSTKSPSKGYTSTKSPDRHNRSTNSPSTPRSRRTPATPSNRDPYGNASFSSSSTSGSCKGSDCSPTKGRHQKYTSCTDNHGIRPPPPEQYLTPLQQKEVCIRHLRSRLKETMTTLQDRDTEIDSLRGKLYRMQEDWVEEECHRVEAQLALKEARQEIQQLKQAVDTVRLRLSDAGGPSGDIGVQKYFQDINTQNHKLENLLLNMELAQAGLAKEGEVLPGYRTRVGGSAPASVSGESPGGIPKPAIGGRGSCSCDGSPARSLTRSSTYTKFTDQADQNGNGQDFPCLSGDGTQDSGFVCCGESSIPSRADLLLEAAFLSEETAALLNSYAQTFSQSLPNYLPNSLPHSLPSSLPSSLPHTYSHTLPHSFPRNLSHSVPHTMPHSSTYEKLCTSERIMPFRCGLDGVGCMSHPCLSHHHLYLHPLREMGIQTESCPIPATAGYPSDLDTIAEQRTFRSQACSPTSTWMSDEGEEDLDSITTTTSVTTATIMSTATEPIPASKTPLVPPLPRSATVAFTLERPLCGGKEGVEEEEKQEMEKRENATDANADATEMHNDTTVIKLEDDVKQRQGAVGGTEVERQGAVEEAESEKLCDLSETSSGMHDELKFAGCCGESRQNGTTKKNLTAEEVGLSAGSTQVKTGQLSPSQSELSPGVELPHTSQPRRSASHEEIAGITVVEVNDEDEDEDKTKEQVTAEGAAAEEEHSSDSETIQKSYWSRHFLVDLLAVAIPVVPTVAWLCRGPVRDGQPMYHIGSLLRGCCTVALHSLRRGGGLRHYPAGGGDLGGSQI, via the exons GTTTGACTACTGCAGGTTCATAGAGCTAGACTACGTTCCCATGGAGACAGGCTATATGGTCTCAATGCGTCCGACTAAAGGCTATCCATCGACCAAGTCTCCAAGTAAAGGATACACCTCCACCAAGTCTCCGGACCGCCACAACCGTTCCACAAactctccctccacccctcgTTCTCG GCGGACTCCGGCCACACCCAGTAATAGAGATCCCTATGGCAACGcctccttcagcagcagcagcacctcagGCTCTTGTAAAGGCAGCGACTGCAGCCCCACCAAAGG ACGTCACCAGAAGTACACTTCATGTACAGACAACCATGGTATTCGGCCACCTCCACCAGAGCAGTACCTCACACCCCTACAGCAGAAGGAGGTGTGTATCCGACACCTGCGGTCCAGGCTAAAGGAAACCATGACCACACTGCAAGACAG GGACACAGAGATAGATTCGCTGAGAGGCAAGCTTTACAGGATGCAGGAAGACTGGGTTGAGGAGGAGTGTCACCGTGTAGAGGCTCAGCTGGCCCTGAAGGAGGCGCGTCAGGAGATCCAGCAGCTCAAACAGGCTGTGGACACTGTCCGGTTGAGGCTCAGTGATGCAGGAGGACCCAGTGGGGACATAGGGGTCCAGAAGTACTTCCAGGACATTAACACTCAGAACCACAAGCTCGAGAACCTTTTGCTCAATATGGAGTTAGCCCAGGCTGGATTAGCCAAAGAGGGGGAGGTCTTACCAGGCTATCGAACCCGTGTTGGGGGTTCGGCGCCAGCATCAGTGTCTGGGGAGAGTCCAGGGGGAATACCCAAACCTGCAATAGGAGGCAGGGGGTCTTGCTCCTGCGATGGTTCCCCAGCACGTTCTCTGACCCGGAGCTCCACCTACACTAAGTTCACTGATCAGGCAGACCAGAACGGCAATGGACAGGACTTCCCTTGTCTGTCAGGTGACGGCACCCAGGACAGTGGCTTTGTGTGCTGTGGGGAGAGCAGCATTCCCAGCCGGGCCGATTTGCTGCTGGAGGCTGCCTTTCTCTctgaggaaacagcagcactACTCAACTCCTACGCACAAACCTTCTCCCAGTCTCTGCCCAACTATCTGCCCAACTCTCTGCCCCACTCTCTGCCCAGCTCTCTGCCCAGCTCTCTGCCTCACACCTACTCCCATACCTTACCTCATTCTTTCCCTCGCAATTTATCCCACTCTGTTCCCCACACTATGCCACACTCCTCCACCTACGAGAAGCTGTGCACAAGTGAACGGATTATGCCCTTTCGTTGTGGCCTGGATGGAGTGGGCTGTATGAGCCACCCCTGCCTGTCCCACCACCACCTGTACCTGCATCCCCTTCGAGAAATGGGCATTCAGACTGAAAGTTGCCCCATCCCTGCTACAGCAGGTTACCCCTCTGATCTAGATACCATTGCAGAGCAACGCACTTTTCGCTCTCAGGCCTGCAGCCCTACCTCCACCTGGATGTCtgatgagggggaggaggacCTGGACTCCATCACCACCACAACGTCAGTGACCACAGCGACTATAATGAGTACGGCAACAGAGCCAATCCCGGCCTCCAAAACACCATTGGTCCCTCCTTTACCACGGTCTGCTACTGTGGCATTCACACTGGAGAGACCTTTATGTggggggaaggagggagtggaggaagaggaaaagcaggagatggaaaagagagagaatgcaacagatgcaaatgcTGATGCAACAGAGATGCATAATGACACAACAGTGATCAAGCTGGAGGATGATGTGAAGCAGAGGCAGGGCGCAGTAGGAGGAACTGAGGTGGAAAGGCAAGGTGCAGTGGAGGAGGCTGAATCAGAAAAACTGTGTGACTTATCAGAAACATCATCAGGGATGCATGATGAGCTTAAATTTGCAGGATGTTGTGGAGAGAGCAGGCAGAATggaacaacaaagaaaaacctcaCTGCGGAAGAAGTTGGTCTATCAGCAGGATCAACTCAAGTCAAGACAGGACAGTTGAGTCCAAGTCAGTCAGAATTATCACCAGGCGTAGAGCTGCCACATACCTCCCAGCCGAGGAGATCTGCTTCCCATGAGGAGATAGCTGGCATCACTGTCGTGGAGGTTAACGATGAGGACGAAGACGAAGATAAAACTAAAGAACAAGTCACAGCAGAGGGcgccgcagcagaggaggaacatTCGTCTGACTCCGAGACAATTCAGAAAAGCTACTGGAGTCGTCACTTCCTAGTTGATCTGTTAGCAGTGGCCATCCCAGTGGTGCCAACAGTGGCATGGCTGTGCCGCGGTCCAGTCCGTGACGGACAGCCCATGTATCATATAGGGTCACTGCTGCGAGGCTGTTGCACTGTGGCACTGCACTCGCTGCGCAGGGGAGGTGGATTGAGGCATTACCCCGCAGGCGGGGGAGATTTGGGTGGATCCCAGATATGA